A genomic stretch from Sulfurimonas sediminis includes:
- a CDS encoding transaldolase: MYIEDLKFSLWADFIERDYLDKEFKELIDKKIINGATSNPAIFKNAILSSPAYKEQLASLDALSPKEKYEAVAIYDIRKAADILKPLYEKGDDGYVSIEVDPFLCDDAQATAAEGKRLFKAINRENVMIKVPATEAGYEAMQVLTSVGIPVNATLIFKKSQAIYCAQAFEKGSETYGKSVPTVISIFVSRIDRALDTLLKENGIETGLTGIYNTSVIYEEIQSMNVEGCRALFASTGVKDDSLPPYYYIEKLLAYNSVNTAPVDTIKAFHAHNGSKKAALPIDKKIINRHFTQIEDTGVKMDEVLQKQIDDGLEAFKKAFQEILEAL, translated from the coding sequence ATGTATATAGAAGATTTGAAGTTTTCATTATGGGCTGATTTTATAGAAAGAGATTACCTGGACAAAGAGTTTAAAGAACTTATAGACAAAAAAATAATCAACGGAGCCACTTCAAATCCGGCTATATTTAAGAATGCAATTTTAAGTTCTCCTGCGTACAAAGAGCAACTTGCATCACTTGATGCGCTCTCTCCAAAAGAAAAATATGAAGCAGTGGCAATATATGACATACGAAAAGCAGCAGATATTTTAAAACCTTTGTATGAGAAAGGGGATGACGGCTATGTCAGTATAGAAGTTGATCCTTTTTTGTGTGATGATGCACAGGCAACTGCTGCAGAGGGAAAAAGGCTTTTTAAGGCAATCAACAGAGAAAATGTTATGATAAAAGTTCCTGCCACAGAAGCTGGGTATGAAGCGATGCAGGTATTGACATCTGTGGGAATTCCTGTCAATGCAACATTGATTTTTAAAAAATCTCAGGCTATATACTGTGCACAGGCTTTTGAAAAAGGGAGTGAAACATATGGCAAAAGTGTGCCTACTGTTATCAGTATTTTTGTCAGCAGAATCGACCGGGCACTTGATACACTCTTAAAAGAAAACGGTATAGAAACAGGATTGACTGGCATATACAATACTTCTGTCATCTATGAAGAGATTCAGAGTATGAATGTAGAGGGATGCCGAGCTCTTTTTGCCAGTACCGGAGTAAAAGACGACTCCCTGCCGCCTTATTATTACATCGAAAAACTGTTGGCGTATAACAGTGTCAATACAGCCCCTGTAGATACCATTAAAGCTTTCCATGCACATAATGGTTCTAAAAAAGCAGCTTTGCCGATTGATAAAAAAATCATTAACAGACATTTTACACAGATAGAAGATACCGGCGTTAAAATGGATGAAGTGCTGCAAAAGCAAATAGATGATGGTCTTGAAGCATTTAAAAAAGCATTCCAAGAGATATTGGAGGCATTATGA
- a CDS encoding transposase: MPKKTLDAIENSGSKYIAKVKDNQKTLLDKIDEISRDIKPTNIYKAKPVQQSNEWINRKVFVYQPTTFYHNGITHIRSIIKVIKKVESTNHKTGEITNSTRIQFCIANFHESAEFFHNKILHHWKVETMHQYKDNSLLEDAHNCHLNPFLMTILRSMILNILHLNGAKSIQEQLINNRWDLDDSIAQILKLSF; the protein is encoded by the coding sequence ATACCCAAAAAAACTCTTGATGCTATCGAAAATAGTGGTTCAAAATATATTGCCAAGGTAAAAGATAATCAAAAAACCTTACTTGATAAAATAGATGAAATTTCAAGAGATATAAAACCGACAAATATTTACAAGGCTAAACCTGTCCAACAATCTAATGAATGGATTAATAGGAAGGTGTTTGTATATCAACCAACTACTTTTTATCATAATGGCATAACTCATATTCGCTCAATAATAAAAGTTATAAAAAAAGTAGAGTCAACAAATCATAAAACTGGCGAGATTACTAATAGCACTAGAATTCAATTCTGTATTGCAAATTTTCATGAAAGTGCAGAATTCTTTCACAATAAAATTTTACACCATTGGAAAGTGGAAACCATGCATCAATACAAAGATAATTCACTTTTAGAAGATGCTCATAATTGTCATTTAAATCCATTTTTAATGACTATTCTTAGAAGTATGATTTTGAATATTTTACACCTTAATGGTGCAAAATCTATACAAGAACAACTCATCAACAATAGATGGGATTTGGATGACTCTATCGCTCAAATATTAAAATTGAGTTTTTAG
- a CDS encoding ISAs1 family transposase: MATKTREKLAKKRSIRGYADQAQSNQLLKLFSEVTDYRKPQGKRHRLEHILYLSVLAGLMGATDYKQISIWIEKHIQKEQVKRLLGVEFILTPKKSLVSDVLAKVDSQEVEVVFRKWIRTYVDTRGKHLSVDGKVMNGSKYKDKRSIEVVGAVLSEIGVIIAHQQIAEKSNEIPALQAMIGELGDEFIFTFDAMNTQKNS; encoded by the coding sequence ATGGCAACAAAAACAAGAGAAAAATTAGCGAAAAAGCGTTCTATAAGAGGGTATGCAGATCAAGCCCAATCAAATCAACTTTTAAAATTGTTTTCAGAGGTGACAGACTATCGGAAACCTCAAGGTAAAAGACACCGACTAGAACATATTTTATATCTTTCAGTATTGGCTGGATTGATGGGAGCAACTGACTATAAGCAAATATCTATTTGGATAGAGAAGCATATTCAAAAAGAACAAGTTAAAAGATTATTAGGTGTAGAGTTTATATTAACACCAAAGAAAAGTTTGGTTTCTGATGTGTTAGCGAAAGTTGATAGCCAAGAAGTTGAAGTTGTTTTTAGGAAATGGATAAGAACCTATGTCGATACAAGAGGAAAGCACCTGAGCGTAGATGGCAAGGTTATGAATGGCAGCAAATACAAAGATAAGAGATCAATAGAAGTAGTTGGTGCTGTTTTATCTGAGATAGGGGTAATAATTGCTCATCAACAAATAGCAGAGAAGTCGAATGAAATACCTGCCCTTCAGGCTATGATAGGGGAATTGGGAGATGAATTTATCTTTACTTTTGATGCAATGAATACCCAAAAAAACTCTTGA
- a CDS encoding sensor histidine kinase produces the protein MKNKLLDNFFTSGWDFKEDESELKNKFQMVNIVFLLSFAGLIFGISANILRATPTLIPVETVLLLSAVALMLALRINKKYFKVISFMMTLQYSILFLLLVYMSKPEELKHIWIFTYPIVLLYFGNDRHVFFWVTAMVFFLLIAPLQPFVHVSYSLFQVTYISFVLILVSIIIYFYQKRMNEAASLIIEQKNMLKKQLDELTKKDKILSVQSKQAVMGEMISMIAHQWRQPLSTVTLNISNLQVKRLLRKEIREKEYETTFEDINNTIAYLSATIDDFQTYFHPKKEISTIEINELIQKAINFTKPRLKETYIKIVYMQKNSAVINTYTNELIQVLLNILNNAVDELIAREIKDPKIIIRVQNLGDALQLEIEDNAGGIKKEHIDAIFEPYFSTKGKNGTGLGLYMSQMIMQKQFHTTIEVKSEKNSTVFHFTPILKKQEFKRRTIIA, from the coding sequence ATGAAAAACAAACTGTTAGACAACTTTTTTACCAGTGGCTGGGATTTTAAAGAAGATGAAAGTGAATTGAAAAATAAATTTCAAATGGTGAATATTGTTTTTTTACTCTCCTTTGCCGGATTGATTTTTGGAATCAGTGCAAATATTCTCAGAGCAACACCGACACTTATTCCTGTAGAAACTGTTTTATTGTTGAGTGCTGTTGCACTCATGTTGGCTTTACGTATCAATAAAAAGTATTTTAAAGTCATATCTTTTATGATGACTCTGCAGTACAGTATACTGTTTTTACTCCTGGTCTATATGAGCAAGCCTGAAGAATTAAAACATATATGGATTTTTACCTATCCTATTGTTCTGCTCTATTTTGGAAATGACAGACATGTGTTTTTTTGGGTTACGGCAATGGTGTTTTTCTTGCTCATTGCACCACTACAGCCTTTTGTACATGTATCATATTCTCTGTTTCAGGTGACGTATATCTCTTTTGTGCTTATTCTTGTAAGTATCATTATCTATTTTTATCAAAAGCGTATGAATGAAGCGGCAAGTTTAATCATTGAGCAGAAAAATATGCTGAAAAAGCAGCTGGATGAACTGACGAAAAAAGATAAAATATTGTCTGTGCAGTCCAAGCAGGCGGTTATGGGCGAGATGATAAGCATGATAGCCCACCAATGGCGTCAGCCACTCTCAACTGTTACTCTCAATATATCAAATTTACAGGTAAAACGTCTGTTGAGAAAAGAGATCAGAGAAAAAGAGTATGAAACCACTTTTGAAGATATCAACAATACTATTGCTTATCTCTCGGCCACGATTGATGATTTTCAGACCTATTTTCATCCAAAAAAAGAGATCAGTACCATAGAGATAAACGAGTTGATACAAAAAGCGATTAATTTTACTAAACCGAGACTCAAAGAAACATATATAAAAATTGTATATATGCAAAAAAACAGTGCAGTTATCAATACATATACCAATGAACTTATTCAGGTACTGCTGAATATTTTAAATAACGCCGTTGATGAACTTATTGCAAGAGAGATCAAAGATCCGAAAATAATTATTCGTGTTCAAAACCTGGGAGATGCTTTGCAGTTAGAAATTGAAGATAATGCGGGAGGGATAAAAAAGGAGCATATTGATGCTATTTTTGAACCTTATTTCAGCACAAAAGGCAAGAATGGTACAGGACTTGGCCTTTACATGTCACAAATGATAATGCAAAAACAGTTTCATACAACAATTGAGGTGAAGAGTGAAAAAAACAGTACTGTATTTCATTTCACCCCAATCCTAAAAAAACAGGAATTTAAAAGAAGAACAATAATTGCTTAA
- a CDS encoding aminodeoxychorismate synthase component I produces MSFEKINVLAKQKKPFLFISDFKGENVEVVLLEDLEKEDIEFCINEKYSFKKHLHTLEADPIKFSEYKKKFDAVIEKIKSGETYILNLTQQTPVKTDLTLKEMFKMANAHYKLRYKDEFLCFSPEKFIQIVDNTIHTFPMKGTIDAAKVNAEKKILADEKEMAEHIMIVDLLRNDLSMVASDVRVERFRYIQTIEAGEKKLLQISSHISGSLHVNWQEELGTILQTLLPAGSISGAPKKSTVNIIEDIEGYARGFFSGVFGVFDGNSLDSGVMIRFIQKSAEGYLYKSGGGITLDSDVQSEYKELQDKIYLP; encoded by the coding sequence ATGAGTTTTGAGAAAATAAATGTTTTGGCAAAACAGAAAAAGCCGTTTTTGTTTATAAGCGACTTCAAAGGGGAAAATGTTGAGGTAGTTCTTCTTGAAGATCTGGAAAAAGAAGATATAGAATTTTGTATTAACGAAAAGTACAGTTTCAAAAAACATTTGCATACCCTTGAAGCTGATCCCATAAAGTTTTCAGAGTATAAAAAAAAATTTGATGCTGTTATTGAAAAGATTAAATCAGGCGAGACCTATATCCTCAACCTAACCCAACAGACACCTGTAAAAACAGATCTTACTTTAAAAGAGATGTTCAAGATGGCAAATGCGCATTATAAACTGCGTTATAAAGATGAATTTCTCTGCTTTTCTCCTGAAAAATTTATACAGATTGTCGACAATACGATTCATACCTTTCCGATGAAAGGCACTATTGACGCTGCCAAAGTCAATGCCGAGAAAAAAATATTAGCCGATGAAAAAGAGATGGCTGAGCATATTATGATAGTGGATTTACTCAGAAATGATCTTTCCATGGTCGCTTCTGATGTTAGAGTAGAGAGATTTCGTTATATACAGACCATAGAAGCCGGGGAGAAGAAACTTTTACAGATAAGCTCCCATATAAGCGGTTCTTTACATGTAAACTGGCAGGAAGAACTCGGTACAATATTACAAACACTTCTTCCGGCAGGGAGTATCAGCGGTGCACCCAAAAAAAGTACCGTCAATATTATTGAAGATATTGAAGGGTATGCCCGCGGATTTTTCAGTGGAGTTTTTGGTGTGTTTGACGGGAACAGCCTGGACAGCGGTGTGATGATACGTTTTATACAAAAGAGTGCCGAGGGGTATCTTTATAAAAGCGGTGGTGGAATTACTTTGGACAGCGATGTGCAAAGTGAGTATAAAGAACTACAGGATAAGATATATTTACCATGA
- a CDS encoding aspartate carbamoyltransferase catalytic subunit, protein MQHLIRTDDFTKEEIQELLADAKKFSDGRFERILEDKIIITLFFENSTRTKSSFEIAAKRLGAEIVHLDVAKSSTKKGETLVDTAMNLDAMGPHAIIVRHENAGVPQILSKHTKASIVNAGDGAHAHPSQAFLDLYTLMEHFGSLEGKKIAIVGDIKNSRVANSNIELLTRFGMEVILVAPPHFLPKTQLRTTHYLQEIIDEVDAVMSLRTQTERHSSQSYASLKDYASDFCITEELVGDRDIILLHPGPVHRNIDISDAMLEDKRCKVLEQVSNGVNIRMAILKKLIA, encoded by the coding sequence ATGCAGCATTTAATACGCACTGATGATTTTACAAAAGAAGAGATACAAGAGTTGTTGGCAGATGCAAAAAAATTCAGTGACGGCCGTTTTGAAAGAATTTTAGAAGATAAAATTATTATTACACTTTTTTTTGAAAATTCGACACGAACAAAAAGTTCGTTTGAAATAGCCGCAAAAAGACTCGGTGCTGAAATAGTGCATCTTGATGTTGCAAAAAGTTCTACAAAAAAAGGGGAGACACTTGTAGATACTGCAATGAATCTTGATGCTATGGGACCGCATGCCATCATAGTCCGTCATGAAAATGCGGGTGTGCCCCAGATCCTTTCAAAGCATACCAAGGCAAGCATTGTCAATGCCGGTGACGGCGCCCATGCACATCCTTCTCAGGCGTTTTTGGATTTGTATACACTGATGGAGCATTTTGGTTCACTTGAAGGAAAAAAAATCGCGATTGTCGGAGATATTAAAAACTCCCGCGTAGCCAATTCAAACATAGAACTCCTAACACGTTTTGGAATGGAGGTGATTTTGGTGGCACCGCCGCATTTTTTACCAAAAACACAGTTGAGAACGACACATTATCTGCAGGAAATTATTGATGAGGTTGATGCTGTTATGAGTCTGCGTACACAGACAGAGAGACACTCCTCGCAAAGTTATGCCTCACTCAAAGATTATGCAAGTGATTTTTGTATTACAGAAGAGTTGGTCGGTGACAGAGATATTATACTCCTGCACCCTGGGCCGGTTCATCGAAATATCGATATCAGTGATGCAATGCTTGAAGACAAGCGTTGCAAGGTCTTGGAGCAGGTGAGTAACGGGGTTAATATACGAATGGCTATACTCAAAAAACTGATTGCATGA
- the bioD gene encoding dethiobiotin synthase, whose product MAKRIFVTATNTDIGKTYTTKLLLESFASRGLRVGVMKPIETGVVDGFYPDGSELLKTVQELNPEFLGLHVEDIVPVSYELPAAPFVASGGTALDMSRLHVTVQKLEKLCDVLIIEGAGGLYVPVDEKYMIIDLIAEFEAPALLVTHCSLGCINDTLLSKKALEDKNIAHVVGFNCRDQEAGFDKISRPYFDKSGFGVLKIQEDIDTISQLLYNL is encoded by the coding sequence TTGGCAAAACGTATTTTTGTGACAGCCACCAATACCGATATAGGCAAAACATACACTACAAAACTATTATTGGAGTCATTTGCTTCACGCGGTTTGCGTGTTGGTGTGATGAAGCCGATAGAAACGGGTGTTGTTGATGGCTTTTACCCTGATGGCAGTGAATTGTTAAAAACAGTGCAGGAATTGAATCCTGAATTTTTGGGTTTACATGTAGAAGATATAGTGCCTGTATCTTATGAGCTTCCGGCTGCTCCTTTTGTCGCATCAGGCGGTACGGCACTTGATATGAGCAGATTACATGTAACTGTACAAAAACTTGAAAAACTGTGTGATGTATTAATAATTGAGGGGGCGGGCGGACTGTATGTGCCTGTGGATGAAAAATATATGATTATTGACCTGATAGCAGAGTTTGAAGCACCCGCACTCCTGGTAACACACTGCTCTTTGGGCTGCATAAATGATACCCTGCTGAGTAAAAAAGCTTTGGAAGATAAAAATATTGCGCATGTCGTTGGATTTAACTGCAGGGATCAAGAGGCCGGTTTTGATAAAATCAGTCGGCCTTATTTTGACAAAAGCGGATTTGGTGTGTTGAAAATTCAAGAGGATATTGACACTATAAGCCAACTCTTGTATAATTTGTAA
- a CDS encoding EAL domain-containing protein, producing the protein MKIKEYIGSIIANERYGVCYEPIIELKNMEIFAYEALSRFKYGNTIISPCEFFKSIHQNIELFFYVETVLKKFQLHHQPLGKKLFLNLDPDVAISDHHVAFWIDFFQNTNNIVVEIIENSDEENAQDVENFMDWMNEYEISYAYDDFAKPNSIYFTSLLCRADVIKLDIDVLKRIKQHPAYIEVMKGVVNYAKISSKKTILEGIENNNDLKIAQEMGVDYIQGYLFKEKFINIWKNDENSCK; encoded by the coding sequence ATGAAGATAAAAGAATATATAGGTTCTATTATAGCAAATGAAAGGTATGGTGTCTGTTATGAGCCGATAATAGAGCTAAAAAATATGGAAATATTTGCTTATGAGGCATTAAGCCGATTTAAATACGGAAATACTATTATATCTCCCTGTGAATTTTTTAAGAGTATTCATCAAAATATTGAACTTTTTTTTTATGTTGAAACAGTTTTGAAAAAATTTCAGTTGCACCATCAACCTCTTGGGAAAAAACTGTTTTTAAATCTGGACCCTGATGTTGCAATCAGTGATCATCATGTTGCATTTTGGATTGATTTTTTTCAAAATACCAACAATATTGTTGTGGAAATTATTGAAAATTCTGACGAAGAAAATGCTCAGGATGTTGAAAATTTTATGGACTGGATGAATGAATATGAAATATCCTATGCCTATGATGACTTTGCCAAACCAAACAGTATATATTTTACCTCTCTGTTATGCAGAGCGGATGTTATTAAACTGGATATAGACGTTTTAAAGAGAATCAAACAGCATCCCGCATATATAGAAGTGATGAAAGGTGTTGTCAACTATGCAAAAATTTCATCCAAAAAAACGATTTTGGAAGGTATTGAAAACAACAACGATTTAAAAATAGCACAGGAGATGGGTGTTGACTATATACAGGGATATCTTTTTAAAGAGAAGTTTATAAATATTTGGAAAAATGACGAAAACAGCTGTAAATAA
- the ilvC gene encoding ketol-acid reductoisomerase — MALNVYYDKDCDINIIRSKKVAMIGFGSQGHAHAENLRDSGVDVVVGLRKGGASWAKAEAKGFEVLTVAEATAKADVVMILLPDEDQARIYKEEIEPNLKAGDTIAFGHGFNIHYKSIIPARDINVTMIAPKAPGHTVRSEFVRGGGIPDLIAIENDPSGTTKELALSYASAIGGGRTAIIETTFKDETETDLFGEQAVLCGGVTSLVQAGFETLTEAGYAPEMAYFECLHELKLIVDLMFEGGIADMRYSISNTAEYGDYVSGKRVINKESKEAMKEILKEIQDGRFAKDFILEGQAGYPRMNAERSNARASLIEQTGVKLREMMPWISANKIVDQDKN, encoded by the coding sequence ATGGCATTAAATGTTTACTATGATAAAGATTGTGATATTAATATAATCAGAAGCAAAAAAGTTGCAATGATAGGATTTGGTTCTCAGGGACACGCACACGCTGAAAACCTAAGAGACAGCGGTGTAGATGTTGTTGTTGGTCTTCGTAAAGGCGGCGCTAGCTGGGCAAAAGCCGAAGCAAAAGGATTTGAGGTCTTAACAGTTGCTGAAGCTACTGCAAAAGCAGATGTTGTTATGATCCTTCTTCCGGATGAAGATCAGGCAAGAATTTACAAAGAAGAGATCGAGCCAAACCTCAAAGCGGGCGATACGATTGCTTTTGGTCATGGTTTTAACATTCACTATAAGAGTATTATTCCTGCACGAGATATCAATGTTACGATGATTGCACCAAAAGCTCCGGGACATACTGTACGTTCAGAATTTGTACGTGGCGGTGGTATTCCGGATCTTATTGCTATTGAGAATGATCCTTCAGGGACTACAAAAGAGTTGGCACTCTCTTATGCATCTGCAATCGGTGGCGGGCGTACTGCTATCATCGAGACAACTTTCAAAGACGAAACAGAAACTGACCTTTTCGGAGAGCAGGCTGTTCTTTGCGGTGGTGTGACTTCTTTGGTGCAAGCCGGTTTTGAAACATTGACAGAAGCCGGATATGCTCCTGAAATGGCTTACTTTGAGTGTCTTCATGAACTCAAACTCATCGTTGACTTGATGTTTGAGGGTGGCATTGCCGATATGAGATACTCTATCTCTAACACTGCTGAGTATGGTGACTATGTTTCTGGTAAGCGTGTTATCAATAAAGAGTCAAAAGAAGCAATGAAAGAGATTCTTAAAGAGATTCAAGACGGTAGATTTGCAAAAGACTTTATACTTGAAGGTCAGGCAGGATACCCTCGTATGAATGCCGAAAGAAGTAATGCCCGTGCTTCATTGATCGAGCAGACTGGTGTGAAACTACGCGAAATGATGCCGTGGATATCAGCCAACAAAATAGTAGACCAAGATAAAAACTAA
- a CDS encoding bifunctional diguanylate cyclase/phosphodiesterase codes for MINKTITFKNISELKKMKPFASDSQTLIQIFCADNNLQEIKEIQNYFTATYPQATIIGTTTDGALHNTDIYIASKHVATFTKFEKTELHSTIVEHTDSTQMSYICGKKLLRKILRPNTKALISFADGLHTNGEEFLKGINSINPDIVVSGGLAGDNGELKKTFVFNNTHITENGAVGVTLNSDVLNVFTHYSFDWTPIGKKLTITKAVKNRVYEIDGISAVDMYAKYMGKELAQNLPQIGIEFPLIFEKDGVNIGRAVLFKHEDGSLTFAGNLQEGEKVRFGVGNVDNLLKSGEYQLDKIFDRLQFQPEAVFIYSCMARRRFMEKYIEYELEGLSTLGGISGFFTYGEFFSNQKSDLLNESITLLGLSESNKTLESVHRKSVIHKKDFAVSTEYALANLANSVSQELAELNAELEKRVQRSAEFIYKQAYFDKLTEMPNRLSLLHRIDECVGETVFLVNIDDFTTINDFYGHAVGDAVLVKMSQYLHEFTQNAGMELFKLPSDEFAIISNQEQTYSVIENTIQQLISTIEKKEFLVKDQVIHVSVTVSAAYINEKKTGLANADMVLKAAKKAHKPYLIFNKSLELAKKYESNLQMANEIKRAIENDDIIPYYQPIFNIATGKIEKYEALVRLRKADGKILSPYFFLEISEKIRLYPRITEIMIEKTFSFFAGNGLDFSINLSFSDIFSEKMRNFLFEKIKEYDIAKQLTIEILETQEYTNENIVNDFTKEVYASGASIAIDDFGSGFANFQYMTNISCDYMKIDGSLIKNIHQDQNSRLIVETIVVFAKKLGKKVIAEFVHSAEVLDVVREIGIEYAQGYYLGEPQEKLIEPL; via the coding sequence ATGATAAATAAAACTATAACTTTTAAAAATATATCAGAATTAAAAAAAATGAAGCCTTTTGCTTCAGACTCCCAAACACTTATACAGATATTTTGTGCAGATAATAATCTTCAAGAGATAAAAGAGATACAAAACTATTTTACAGCAACTTATCCCCAGGCTACAATTATCGGGACAACAACAGACGGTGCCTTGCACAATACAGATATTTACATTGCATCAAAGCATGTCGCAACCTTTACAAAATTTGAAAAGACAGAGTTGCACTCTACCATTGTAGAACATACCGATTCTACACAAATGAGCTATATCTGCGGTAAAAAATTATTAAGAAAAATTCTTCGCCCCAATACAAAAGCACTCATCAGTTTTGCTGACGGACTCCACACAAACGGGGAAGAGTTTTTAAAAGGCATCAACAGTATTAATCCAGACATCGTGGTTTCAGGCGGGTTGGCCGGTGACAACGGAGAACTCAAAAAAACTTTTGTATTTAACAATACTCATATTACCGAGAATGGAGCAGTCGGTGTTACTTTGAATTCTGATGTATTGAATGTTTTTACCCACTACAGTTTTGACTGGACACCTATAGGCAAGAAGCTTACAATTACAAAAGCGGTAAAAAACAGAGTATATGAGATAGACGGTATAAGTGCCGTAGATATGTATGCAAAATATATGGGCAAAGAACTGGCTCAAAACCTTCCTCAAATCGGTATAGAATTTCCACTTATATTTGAAAAAGACGGGGTGAACATAGGCAGGGCAGTACTCTTTAAACATGAAGACGGTTCATTAACCTTTGCCGGCAATCTGCAAGAGGGTGAGAAGGTCCGTTTTGGTGTAGGCAATGTTGACAATCTGCTAAAAAGCGGTGAATATCAGCTGGATAAAATATTTGACAGACTTCAATTCCAGCCCGAAGCTGTATTTATTTACTCCTGTATGGCAAGAAGACGTTTTATGGAAAAATATATAGAGTATGAATTAGAAGGGCTCTCTACGCTTGGTGGCATAAGTGGTTTTTTTACCTATGGAGAATTTTTTTCTAATCAAAAAAGTGATTTGCTTAATGAATCCATTACGCTGCTTGGTCTCAGCGAAAGCAATAAAACACTTGAGAGTGTCCACAGAAAAAGTGTTATACACAAAAAAGATTTTGCAGTGAGTACAGAATATGCCCTTGCAAACCTGGCAAACAGCGTATCACAGGAGTTGGCTGAGTTAAATGCCGAACTTGAAAAAAGAGTGCAAAGAAGTGCGGAGTTTATCTACAAACAGGCATATTTTGACAAATTGACAGAGATGCCAAACAGATTGAGTCTGCTTCACAGGATAGATGAGTGTGTGGGTGAAACAGTTTTTTTGGTAAATATTGATGATTTTACTACTATAAATGATTTTTACGGGCATGCTGTAGGCGACGCTGTATTGGTAAAAATGTCGCAGTATTTACATGAATTTACCCAAAATGCAGGAATGGAGTTGTTTAAGTTGCCTTCGGATGAATTTGCGATTATTTCAAATCAGGAGCAAACCTACAGCGTTATAGAAAATACAATTCAACAGCTTATAAGCACTATAGAAAAAAAAGAGTTTTTGGTAAAAGATCAGGTTATTCATGTCTCGGTGACTGTTTCTGCAGCATATATCAATGAGAAAAAAACGGGTCTTGCCAATGCCGATATGGTGCTCAAAGCTGCAAAAAAAGCACATAAACCCTATCTGATTTTCAATAAATCTTTAGAACTTGCAAAAAAATATGAGTCAAATCTGCAAATGGCAAATGAGATTAAAAGAGCGATAGAGAATGATGACATTATTCCGTACTATCAGCCTATTTTTAATATAGCAACAGGAAAAATTGAAAAATATGAAGCACTTGTGCGTCTGAGAAAAGCTGACGGAAAAATTCTTTCTCCCTATTTTTTCCTTGAAATCAGTGAAAAAATACGACTCTATCCTCGAATAACCGAAATTATGATAGAAAAAACATTTTCTTTTTTTGCCGGCAACGGTTTGGACTTTAGCATCAACCTCTCTTTCAGTGACATATTCAGCGAAAAAATGCGAAATTTTCTTTTTGAAAAAATCAAAGAGTATGATATAGCAAAGCAGTTAACAATAGAAATTCTGGAAACACAGGAGTATACGAACGAAAATATCGTAAACGATTTTACAAAAGAAGTCTATGCATCAGGCGCATCCATTGCCATTGATGATTTTGGAAGCGGATTTGCCAATTTTCAATACATGACAAATATTTCATGTGATTATATGAAAATAGACGGTTCACTGATTAAAAATATCCATCAGGATCAAAATTCGCGATTGATTGTCGAAACAATTGTTGTATTTGCAAAAAAACTTGGGAAAAAAGTCATAGCAGAGTTTGTGCACTCTGCCGAGGTGTTGGATGTTGTCAGAGAAATCGGTATAGAGTATGCGCAGGGGTACTACCTTGGTGAACCACAGGAAAAGCTTATTGAGCCATTATGA
- the ruvX gene encoding Holliday junction resolvase RuvX produces MKYIAIDLGLKRIGLAYSAHKEIVTPLPAIIRKNRNQASLEVKKAIKEWEVDAVVIGIPLGGSSEDEMRRRIEHFMNLVDFEGEIFYQDEAGSSLEAEQMMKGKIKYIRDGRVDSLSAMIILQRFLQLNTK; encoded by the coding sequence TTGAAATATATTGCAATAGATTTGGGGCTCAAACGTATCGGGTTGGCATATTCAGCACATAAAGAGATCGTTACGCCTCTTCCCGCCATTATAAGAAAAAACCGCAACCAGGCTTCTTTAGAAGTGAAAAAAGCCATAAAAGAGTGGGAAGTTGATGCGGTTGTCATAGGCATTCCTCTTGGCGGAAGCAGTGAAGATGAGATGCGCAGACGGATTGAGCATTTTATGAATCTGGTTGATTTTGAGGGAGAAATCTTTTATCAGGATGAAGCCGGCAGCTCACTTGAAGCGGAGCAAATGATGAAAGGTAAAATAAAATATATTCGTGATGGTCGGGTGGACTCTCTTTCAGCAATGATTATTTTACAAAGATTTTTACAACTTAACACAAAGTAA